In Leptotrichia buccalis C-1013-b, the genomic window CGCTAAAAATGGTAATTGGAATGTCCTCTTAACACCAGTAAATCCTGTACCTCACGAATGGTTTGGAAACTTAAAAGATAAAAAAATATTAGGACTGGCTTCTGGTGGTGGACAGCAAATACCTATATTTACAGCTTTAGGTGCAAATTGTACTGTGCTGGATTATTCAGACAAACAGCTAGAAGCTGAAAAAATGGTTGCAAAACGGGAAAAATATGAAATAGAAATTATCAAAGCCGATATGACAAAAAAATTACCATTTGCAGACAACAGTTTTGACATAATTTTTCATCCAGTAAGCAACTGCTACATCGAAAAAGTTGAACCAGTTTTTAAAGAATGTTACCGGATCCTGAAAAAAGGTGGAATTTTATTGTGTGGTCTGGATATTGGAACAAATTATACTGTAGATGAAAAGGAAGAAAAAATCATTAATAGTCTTCCGTTCAATCCATTAGTCAATGAAGAGCAAAGAAAACAACTGGAAGAACAGGATTGTGGAATTCAATTTTCTCACACAATATCAGAACAGATAGGTGGACAATTAAAGGCTGGATTTAGACTAACAGATATTTATGATGATACAAATGGATTTGGAAGGTTGCATGAACTTAATATTGCAAGTTTTGTGGCAACAAGAGCAATAAAAGAATAAAAATGAAAAAGCTGTTTTGTAAGTTTTTCAAAAATAACTGACTTATGAAGCAGTCTTTTTTTGTGTAAAAATTTTTATAGACTGGAGTATGAAAAAATGGTAATATTAGATGACGAAGAATATAATAAAGTCTGGGATATAGTTTATGATAGATTTAATTTTAATCCTAGTGTTGATAAAAAAGAAATAGCGTTTGAATTTAAAGAGCCATATATAGTTTATGATATTAGTTATCATTATGAAAATTTAGAAGAAATTAAAGGGTCTGTAGTTTGGGGATTTAAAAAAGAAGTTCGGGATAAAATAACGGAAATCTTTTTAAAATGTACTAAGGAAAATGAGGAATTGTATGCA contains:
- a CDS encoding class I SAM-dependent methyltransferase, with amino-acid sequence MTKSYQEINAETINRWIEEGWEWGQPISHETYLNAKNGNWNVLLTPVNPVPHEWFGNLKDKKILGLASGGGQQIPIFTALGANCTVLDYSDKQLEAEKMVAKREKYEIEIIKADMTKKLPFADNSFDIIFHPVSNCYIEKVEPVFKECYRILKKGGILLCGLDIGTNYTVDEKEEKIINSLPFNPLVNEEQRKQLEEQDCGIQFSHTISEQIGGQLKAGFRLTDIYDDTNGFGRLHELNIASFVATRAIKE